In one Sphingobacterium daejeonense genomic region, the following are encoded:
- a CDS encoding LytR/AlgR family response regulator transcription factor: MIKTILIDDEPLARSMVLEYLNEHPDFQIVAECNDGFEGVKAIQQHQPDLVFLDIQMPKLTGFEMLELLDSQPHIIFTTAFDEYALKAFEKNAIDYLLKPIRPDRFQKAIEKFKATFGTQQAPKIDSAKLQESMDEETSLERVVVKTGNQIKIIPVQQILFLEAYDDYVKIHTPDGMFLKNKTMSSFEKQLDGKQYVRVHRSFIVKVDQLQKIEPMEKDSYIATLLSGEKVNISKSGYARLKQVIGL, translated from the coding sequence ATGATAAAGACTATCCTTATAGATGATGAACCGTTAGCACGCAGCATGGTGCTTGAATACTTGAATGAACATCCTGATTTTCAGATTGTCGCTGAATGTAACGATGGATTTGAAGGAGTCAAGGCTATCCAACAGCACCAACCTGATTTGGTATTTTTGGATATACAGATGCCTAAGTTAACTGGTTTTGAAATGTTGGAACTATTGGATTCTCAGCCTCATATCATCTTTACGACAGCATTTGACGAATATGCATTAAAAGCTTTCGAAAAGAATGCTATCGATTACTTATTGAAACCAATCCGTCCGGACAGGTTTCAGAAAGCCATTGAAAAGTTCAAAGCTACCTTTGGCACCCAACAAGCACCAAAGATAGACTCAGCAAAGTTGCAAGAATCTATGGACGAGGAAACCTCTTTAGAACGTGTGGTTGTTAAAACTGGTAATCAAATAAAAATCATCCCCGTTCAACAGATTTTGTTCTTGGAAGCGTATGACGATTATGTAAAAATTCATACCCCTGATGGCATGTTTCTGAAGAATAAGACCATGAGCTCCTTTGAAAAGCAATTGGACGGTAAACAATATGTCAGGGTACATCGCTCATTTATTGTCAAGGTGGACCAACTTCAAAAGATAGAACCCATGGAAAAAGACAGCTACATAGCGACTCTT